The Pelodiscus sinensis isolate JC-2024 chromosome 6, ASM4963464v1, whole genome shotgun sequence sequence CTAACTATTTTGCCACTGAATCCATCCTTCTGTTTCTCTGTTTTTTCCCTCATTTTCTCTTCCTCAGGGGACGGTCCTTTTCCAGGGGTGATTGACCTGTTTGGTGGGATAGGGGGACTTATAGAATTCCGAGCCAGCCTCCTTGCCAGTCGGGGTTTTGTTGCACTCGCCCTCGCTTACTTCGCATATGAAGACCTGCCCAGCTGTCTTGATGAAGTGGAtttggaatattttgaagaagCTGCCAACATACTCTTGGGACATCCAAAGGTACTTTCTGCTCCCAGATAAATTCTCTTATCTTTTCTCCTTAACGCACCCAGCGTCTGAAGAAAGCCAACACACCACAGTAGGCTTGTGTGTCTAAAGCTCTCACTACACTGCAAAAAACAAGAGTATTCTTAACTTGGGGTAACAAAGCCAGGTTACAACAGCAGTGAGGACACGGCAACGTGGCTTTTAAATCACGTTAGCAGCTCATGTTCAGCGCCGTTCTCCCTTCATAGGCTTTATCTTGAGCTACTAAGCTGACTCAAAGGCTGAATCGCTGCCCCGTCACTGCTGTTTTACCCTGAGTTAGCTAATGGTGGTGGTTACCTAACCTGAGATAAGAACAAGCTGCtgtttttttgcagtgtagacttactgGAATTACTACACAGGCCGTACTGCAACTCCCGGCTGTCCCCTGTCAGCAGGGCGTTCTTTCCCGCTCTCATGGCTGTAGAAGTGGCTTGAGGCCGGCtatggcagctggcgccccaggcggaaggtgcgatcggtgcccccgcctgcatggccgtcaatagCCGTGACGTATCATGGGTGCCCAGGCGCCCTGGGCCGGCGGCGCCCGAGGTGACCGCCGAGTGTGCCTatgctcacgggctgcccctgcatgGCTGCCCACGTGGACAAAGGTGCTTAGGTACAAGTTTTGTTCTGCTGAGTTTGCTCAGTGAGGCGCTCCAGTCTCTCCAGGGTCTTCATCTTATCTTTGGCCATCTGCCTAGATCACCTTCTTCCCTGCTGTATGGAGTGGGAACCTCTTGGCTCTGTAGAAAAACGAGCCCTGTGTTCAAAGAGGAACACACACCGTTTGAGTCTCACCCAGTGTTAGGCATTACAGCCTGTTATCGAGCAAGGCAATAGGCTCAAGATCCCAGTGGAAAATGCGATGGGATTTGTATGGGAGATGGCCTAGACAGGACCTCATTTCAATGTCTTCTGACTAAGTATATTAAGGACtaattgactatccgataagcaaacgcTTATCGGATAGTCCAGTCGACCAGTTGatttgccccctcccttgctgcctctaacagaggcagcaaagggggggagaaggggtacttcaaagcagcagcaccacatggagctgaccctgggctccacaaggcactgcccctttgaaatgccgccatggcgtttgcatggagcctggggtcagctgaggactccccagctgatcccaggttccagtgCAGTGCgcagagttcccagctgatcctgggttctgggaaaatgccagaaaatggaaaggaagaatgcagaagtgcctatcgactagtcaatggaaataccattgactactcgactagtaaatgaCTCCATATTTAACATTCTTACTTCTGATGGACGATCGGTCTAGTGGTGCAAGCCCGTACTCTTCTCCCATATTGGTCAGCTGGGCTATCACCACTTGGTCATGCCCCCAGCCTGCCACCTCAGATGTCCACCCAACTATCAAAAAACATGTGTGTTAcagaggtggtggtggtagggAGAGCTAATTTCCAAGGTAATTATGACAACCATGTTGACGTGGGAAAGCATGGGGAGTGGTTATGTAGTTCTGGAATTGGAGCTAGCAAGATGGCCACTTGCAATTAATACTTATCATTGCACATTTAATTCAACTGCACAAATGCCACGAGTGCATGTAAAAAGCTGAATGTGTATCGACATATAACTGGGCATGTGCAAATACAGCCTTGATGTTAGCTCTGCATAACTGGAGGACACCACAGTGAATGTCTATCCTTCAAATGAATGTCTGTTGGATGCTTATGTTACCTTGACTTCCTAGAGCAGGTCTAGATCTTGGCGGTGGCCCCCTCTAAATACGCCTAGATAAGATGGTCCCTGTTGTGCCGCTGAACCAGAGAACTGGAATCTTTAAAGGAGGAACTCAGGCTGGACATGAATGTAACGTTTAATGTATTTTTTACGGTGTGTTTTCAGGTGGGCGGGGCAGGCGTTGGCGTGGTAGCAATCTGCAAAGGGGCTGAGATTGCTCTGGCAATGGCCACGTTCCTACCACAGATCACAGCCACTGTGTGCATTAACGGGACCAATGCCATGCACGGGACAGCGCTGCGCTACCGCCATCTCTACGTCAGCCCAATCCCTTACAGATTTGAGTGTGTCCAGATCACGGCCCTGGGGCTGCTCTCTCTCTACAGTGTCATTGGGGACACTCAAGCAGAGGCCAACCAAGGGAGCCTCATCCCTGTTGAAAAGGCCCTGGGGCAGATCCTCTTCGTCGTGGGTGAAAGTGACCAGAACTACAACAGCAAAGCCTTTGCCGAGGAAGCGATGGAGAGGATGGGGCAGCACGGGAGAAAGAACTGCACCCTGTTGTCTTATCCAGGCGCGGGGCACCTGATAGAGCCTCCTGGGtcccccttctgctcctgctcgtGGAACCCCTTTTTCAGCTTGCCCttgatgtggggaggggaagcccaCGCCCATGCCGCAGCCCAGGAACATTCTTGGAGAGAGATCCAAAAATTCCTTTGGCACCACCTCTGCCACACAGGAAGCAGCAAACTCTGATAACAGGGAGGCCTGGAACCGAAAACGTTTGTGCCCTACGCCCTCCCCAGTTGATCAAGAACTATTGGAACAAGCTGTGAGCTCTGGGTATTAATGGGACAAGCTCCTAGTGGGGGAGGAGCCTTTCCAATCCCCGTGTCTATCATGGCTTGCGGGCCGCAGGCAGGAAACACAAGTGCACAGACAAGAATGATCGAGTTTCATACAAAGCAGATGTGTGCGGGAGGCCTGATTCAGCTCTCACTGACATCTGTGGGAAGTGGGTCAGGCCCCATGGGAGGGAGTCTGGTGGTGGCGTCTCTCTGCAGGGTTTTATGCGGAATGGTCCCCGTTTTGCTTCCCCGTAGTTCCAACCTGTGAGTTTTTGCCTCACGTGAACCCCAAAGTTTTAAGGGGAAAATACTGACATCGGGCAGGTCTACTGTGATGTGCATAGTTACAACTTGGCCAACCCAGCCTTGACCAGATTCATTTGAATCTTAGCTCTGATTTTCTTCCCTGCAGTGAAAAAAAGCTTCCCTAAAAAGTTGGCAGGATGATTTTTCTCTCTGACGTGCTGTTAAACCATTAAACTATGCCAGAATTCACCTCGACTGGGCCTTTGTCTATGCTAGGAGGGTTTGACTccgggctggccctaccatgaggcgaactgaggccgcctcaggtgccagactgggcgggtgggggaggggatcactaggccccagagtgtagaaaattgtgtctgctgctggtgcatatgtaggtagcagagcagtaccgtgagaggagtagaacaggaagaaggcagaattgagacctttcaaagttttggcccaagcgaaggagaacgggggcgtcatttgagctccctgcctcaggtgccaaaatgttgtgggctggccctggtgtGACTCCATAACCCCCCACCATGCGCAGCTCGACCAGTGgagactgtagtgtagacaagtggTCTCAGGTGTTTTGACTACTCTTATTTTCTAACTTTTCCTATGGTGCAGCCTTAACGAGAGCAGCTGCATTCAGGAATTAAGGGTCTGAAAATCCACGTGAAGCCATACCTCTGCAGAAGAGATCTGTACCAGAACTTGGACAGTTTCCATTGTTGTaggcagtgtagaggtagccggGTTGGCCCCAGGGTATTAAGGacacaacttctgttggtgagacagacaAGCTTTGGTgctagagctcttcttcaggtaccACTGTCACAGCTAAGTGAAAGGCGAGACAgactgtttagcataagtagttagtaTCTATACACAAGCGTTctctggatgtgtctagactacagggtttttttgaaaaaagttgccttttttcgaaaaaacttcccctgcgtctagactgcttctgtgttctttcgaaagtaaatcgaaagaacgccacagtttttttgaccgcggaaaacctcattttatgaagaataatgccttttttcaaaagtgctctttcgaaaaaaggcgctatgtaatgcaaactgtgctttgtcgaaagagagcttccagtctgcctgggtgctgtctttAGAAAAAGCGGCTGgcttctttttcgaaagtactggttgcagtccagatgctctttcaaaagaggcttgcagtccaaATGTACCCTCTCTTGAACATGCGCTAACTAATTACAGGACACAATCTGTTCCATCATCTAGTTAGCTGGGATGCTCAGAGATCCTTTCCCAGctttgaggaagagctctgtgtaagcctgGCTCTCTCACCAACACAAGCTGCTCCAATAAGAGATACTCTCGCTCCCACCTTGTCGCTAATAACCTGTTCTCAGAAGAAAAATCTCCATTCATCCATGTCAGGGAGTCAGTGGGAGAACTCCTCTCTATCTGGTTTTGGCTGGAGTGGGGCAGAACCCATCAGAGGTGGGCCCGCCCACTTTGGATCTGCCTCCCCCATGTTGACAGAAATGTGGTTCTTTCTCATCTCCTTTCTGCTGGTGTTTGAAAATGGCTGCACTGCTATTGCAGAGAGCAGGTTAGAGAGCACAGGTGTGTCCCATCTAGGATACCAGCTAAGCCATTTTCAGTAGCATGGGGGGCACCCATTCTTGAGAAACTGTGCTAGCAAGTAATCCTCTTCCTGGGACACTGAGGTGTTGGCCTGAGCTAATGCCTGCTGAAATCTGTGGAAATACACCCAGGCATGGAAACTAAGCCCTGTCAGTAGTTCTATGCGGGGAGCACTCAGAAACCCTCAGGCCCATCCCAATGTCTACATTCTGCCACTTGATGGCAAAAAGTCAATTCCCAAGACAGTACCAAGCAGAACAGTCCTGTGCAAGGCCAGACACAAAGAACCACCTGAGTATTTCTTCAAAAAACAAATGACAGAATCCCGGATacaattttttttgtcattttttttcatctgttttggaaaaaaatatacaaaaaagCCAAGAAGAACAAACTTGGAAGAGTCAGGTAAACATTCCATTGACAGTACAGAGAAAGGCTCCATTCCTTCAGTGGGACATACATCAGTTATCACCATGCTAGAAAAATGAGAGGCAGGAAAACCCTAGGAACACATAATAGCTACAAAGTGAAACCACTGCTCTGTTGTACATTGGCTCTCCTCCGTTTATTTTTAACAATACTGTGCAAAGAGCAGGTTTGTACGCTATGGTTTACAAAAAATGCAGACTCTGCTATGATAGATGATGCTAGTTACTCTTACAGCTCCTTGGAGTCCCTGAATGACTATAGCATGCCAGACTCCCTGGAGATTATCAGGCTAAACTGACTTCTTGGTCTCCTCAGGCTGGATCCcaaataactccattgactttagcCCATTTGCTTTTCCTTTGCGCCCATGTAACTAAGAAGGACAGAGACTGAGTGTAAGGTTCAGGTGAGGATACCAGAATGCCATTATGAAACATGGACACTCCCACGTAAGAATAATACTGTGCAAATCCACAGTAATGGCCGCAAGCCACTCTGGTCTGCCCTTAAATATGCACCTCTGACTTAAAGCAGGAGGCACTGGTGGTGGAATTGGGCCCTGCTATTGTCAACTGGGCTACCCTTGGGCCACCCTTGCGGAATGTTCTAGTGTTTTTTCAAGTCACCAGCTTATTCCCACAAAAATCAGTTAAAAACAGACCCAATTATTgtaatgaggaatcctgtggcagcttagggtacatctgcactgcagagaagatcaaagctgctgctgtcgatcttccagggctcgAATTAGTAGGTCCAgagaagacagctaattcaaagtgaggaGGTGCTCCggtcgatgccagtagtccttctttcatgaggagcaagggaagtcgaagggagagtgttctcccttcgactccctgcagtgtggaccgtgccaaaagttgagtgaagatactttgacttcagctaattaacgcagctgaagttgcgtatcttcaTTTGatcttatcccatagtgtagacgtgcccttaaagactaacagattgatttaggcacaagctttcgtgagcaaaaccccactttgtcagaggcatggccatctgttggtgagacagacaTGGCCATGCATCTGAGAAGAGGGGTTTTGCCCAGGATAGTTTGTGCCCAAATCAATtggttagtctttatggtgccacaggactccccactgttttttcagatacagactgAGACAGCTGCCCATCCGATACTTCTTATTTTAGTTATTCTCTAAAACCTAGCACAatcttcctcctgccccagctcgatCAGGCTCTGATTCTGCAAGATTCTTAAACATTTTCCTAACTTTAAGCACGAGTTGTCCCATCACTTGCAATGGGACTATTCCCAGACCTAAAGATAGGCACATGCTTCTGTAACTGGTTGGATTAGAGCCTGAACTCCTTGTTGTCAGCACCGTTTGGACTACACTCCTGATCGCCGCGAAATCTGAAATATCTGCAGTGACTACAGATTTACAGTAAAGGTCCCGAGATCAGAATCTGTCCCGTTGTCAGAAGTGCTTCCTATGATAACAAAAGGTAAAAGtgaattattataattattttatttcaatgtatataaaacaaaaaaagtctgtGTACAAATATCACGTAACAACATCAACAATTCCATAGATGTGGTTTCTCAGTGCACACTTTAAAATGAGAAAAGAGGTTgggttctttttttgtttgtttttgattttGTTTAAATTCTGGCATAAATATATTAAAGCTGACAAAAAATCAGGGCAAGCTACGTCACTTCCTCATACAAAAAAATGTACAAAACATCAGCCTCTAACTAGACATAACATAATACTGGTCGTCACAGTTGGACATTTAGTAACTGTGTGTCTTGGAGCATTGGACTGAAGGTTAATAAAAAATAGCTTCTCTTGCCATCTTCCAGCTCAGGTTACTTCAGTCATAGAGGCAGAGTGATTCTGCAGAGAGGAAAATGCAAACATGTGAAGGTTTTCAATACATTTTTATTAGGGTGAACAGACACTTAATAGGGAGGGGAAGACTCTATATACGGATGCTTCAGGAAGTATCCCCCCCCCACAATCATTAATCACTCCAGGTTCTGCCCAGTGCTAGTATTCTCAGATGAAGCATGTAAAAATTAAAAGATCACGAGAAAGGCATCGTTGCTGAATCTTAACCCAGGACAAGATTTCCAGAAGGGACTAGTGAtttttggggtggaggggggggagggctcaaTTTTTGGGTGCCTAACTTCAGACATCTTAAAGGAGACTAGTTCTCAGAAAGCATTGAGCACAGACACTTTCtcccttcctcaaaaaatgagcctCCAAATTGGGTTGTGCAGAATTGTGGCTCATGAGAATCTTCCTCATTTGGGATCTCGGGGGACTTCCCAAGGAGAGTACGCCCCCTTCCTTATAGGCTGGTCTGAGCTCTTGCGATGGACAGGTGCCAGTGTAGCGACAAAGGAGCGTGATTGAAGATGCGCTATACGTAAATGTTGTCTAACTGCTCTGTCCTCAGGTTCGCAGAGCTCTGCAGAAAATGGGCCAGGCCGTCTGTAGGAGGGGAAATGGATAAAAGGAGATTTGTTGGGTCTTGCTCAGCTTGACGATGCTGTAGTGCTGGCGAATTCATGACCGGAGGCCATTTGTAGGGCCAGTCCATAACTCTGGTACTTGAGAGGTGCAAAGGAAAATGTAGTGGAGTCACCTGCAGGAACCTGGGCAGTTGGGGAAtaggtcatagaatcctagggctggaagggacctcaggaggcattgagtccagcccctgggTCACCACTCTCATGATCAACCACAGTGTAAACACCCACTACGCCTccgcttccctcccaccccctggacTACGGTGTGCATTTTACAGCTTGAGCCACAGCTCAATGAAGTAAATGGAAACATTCTCATTGGCTTCACTGGTCTTTAGATCAGGTTTTTGTCTGGTTTtattgtgggggagaggggtgcaatCCTTACACTCAGAAGGAAGACTTTGGCTTCCTTTGTTTATGCCCTGTGACGGGGTGGCCCCGCCCTGCACTGAAGCCCAGGGCAACCACCTGgcgccgggggcggagagggccccacctgcacagccctactgggcatgctcccaggggagccaaggtacaaaaggctgcaggcctgctcagaaggggcagaccgtggccagagctggagctagcgCCCAACCACTCGAGCCGCAGACTGGACTGCCAGAGAAGGAGCCACCAGGCCTGCTGAACGCGCCGCTGCCAGGCCCAAGCCGGGCTTGACCCCAACGACGGAGCCGCTGGCCAACCTCCCGTGACCCAGGCACTAGACTGGCCACCACCAACCCTGACGCTGACTGGGGAATTatgccccggatgggggtggcaaccccaaatgAGAGGGGAGCCCCCCGACATGCCCCATATGTTAAAAAGATATTTATATGTGTCTGAAAAGATAAGGCACTAATGTTTCCATATATACTATGAGTATGCTTCCCAACTTGGTCCttctgcatatgtgtgtgtgtgtgtgtgtgtccattcaTACTAGTCACAAATTTGTGTGTGTCTCCATTCATACTAGTCACAAATTTTCCATCCAATCTTCTTCAATGGAAAATTGGAGTTTTGACTTAAAAATTTCCTGGAAAGTGTCCCCTCATTCCTTCCTAAAAcatttgttccccccccccccattggagaACCAAAACCCCCACACCAAACATTTTTGGTTTTCAATATTTTGCCAAAGTCAAAATTTTCCAGAGAAAAATCTGTTTGCTGGCCAGCTGTAATGCCTACACCTAATATAATTTCTTCAGAGTGCAGTGCCATTCTCTTAAGTGCTCACGTTACTTGAACAGAAACGATATTCGTTGGGCACAACAGGTTATTTTGAAGCAAAAACCTGTTACGTTAAGCAGCCTGGGAAAAGTTTATTAATAAATTGCAGTGTCTTCATTTTCCCAGTAATTACTGGGGGTCAAAGTCAGCTTGGTCACATCGTACAAGCAGTGCAGGTGAAAAGGGTATGCTCGCCTGGGGTTACTCAGCTGCAAACAAGCAGGAAGTTTCTGTTTTTCTCCTGCTGAATTAGAGAACCGTTTGCTTGTTATTATCAGGAAAGATGCTACGCATCCAACGAAGAGGAGTTGCGAGAGCTCGGGATCAGTCCCAGAATTAGGACCATTGTACAACATATCTGAATCTGTGCTCTGGATTACGTACGTTAGTGTCCAATTGAAGGGAAAGAGAAGCATTGTACTGAGGGAGTTCCAAAGTATAATGAAATGGAATTATCTACCTTCCCGAATTTTCTGCCTAGGCACACAGGGGTGAAAGTTTATTCCTCATGCAACATGCATACAGATTCATTCTCACGGATTGCTTATGCTAAATCCTGCCTCTTCAGCTGTAGATGTGTGTTTGTGGCAATTGAAATTGACAAGGCCGGGACACaagggatctctctctctctctctctctctctcagagatCTGTGCGTCTGTCTGCGAGTCcagttgttcaagaactcctcgtaaatggtgagagctagggccaccacatttggtaggcagcttccacTTCTCCTAAATTAAAGCAGTCAgcttttggttgtgccaggacaagtGGAAGCACCAGGAAAAgggctgttttccataacatgcaaagggaggggctgctgttcggaGGCACGCGATATGAGAGTAGCCGATGGAGGCAGCGAGCCCACAAGGGAGAGCTATCCTGTAAGCGTCCAGTGGGGGCAGCTACACCACCAAGGCTGGAGCTCCGCCATCTCGCCTGCCAGCTGGGTAaggagcccctctgccccccccaaaccctttcccccctctcctggccaTTAGCTGCAGTGCTGGAGACGGGGAGAGAAAATGCCCCTGGCagctgtggtggggctggggggagaaaaGACCCACGCCAGATGGGAACCCCACCTTGAGCCCCTCCTTGCCCCC is a genomic window containing:
- the BAAT gene encoding bile acid-CoA:amino acid N-acyltransferase, with product MVRLTVTPKVSLADEPLKIQVSGLPPSQLVTLQASLTDEKGVFFYSRALYWSDKAGEVDLERAAATGGDYAGVQPMGLFHVLKPEKPFYRLMKRDVMQSPFQIRLDLFDSNHLFSSPHDQPVASQTVDRWYVAPGVQRVQIRGNRVRGALFLPPGDGPFPGVIDLFGGIGGLIEFRASLLASRGFVALALAYFAYEDLPSCLDEVDLEYFEEAANILLGHPKVGGAGVGVVAICKGAEIALAMATFLPQITATVCINGTNAMHGTALRYRHLYVSPIPYRFECVQITALGLLSLYSVIGDTQAEANQGSLIPVEKALGQILFVVGESDQNYNSKAFAEEAMERMGQHGRKNCTLLSYPGAGHLIEPPGSPFCSCSWNPFFSLPLMWGGEAHAHAAAQEHSWREIQKFLWHHLCHTGSSKL